In Thermococcus gorgonarius, the genomic window TGACTCAGTAAAAACTCCCGTAGATACTTTTGTAATAAAGTTTAAATGCTGTGATAGAGACAGTCTTTTATCCACATTTTTGCATGTTTATGATAACTATCCCTATTATCAAAAAAAAGCCTTAAAAAATAGAAGAATCATAATTAAGAAATTCAACTGGGAAAAAACATTAGAGTCAAGTTTAAGAAGAGTTATAGCAGAGGTGAAAATGTCTTCTTATTGAGACATAATCTTATTGCTTAGGAACTTATAAACATCGTTATACCTATTTAGGAACAACACAGAAAACTTCATTAACCAGTAGTCTGAGAGAGATACTCTGCCGATAGTTTTTTCATACCACAGCCATCTGAGAACCAGCAACTTTTTTGCTTCAACTGGTGTAGCATTCCACCATTTTTTGACAAAGTTTCCAAAGCTACTGAAATATACTCTATGTTTCTCCCGCAGATTTGATGATAGGTAATATTTTGCCAATGGTTCTGGGATGCATCCGACTGGATATTTTTGGCTGATTCTCAACCAGTAGTCCCAGTCTTCTGCGAATTTTAATGACTCGTCGAAAAAGCCCACCCGTTTAATCACGTCTCGTCTTATCATAACAGTCGAAGTTCCAATAAAATTGCCCGTGATCAGCTTTTTATACACCTTTCCGGAAATACACTCCTGTTTTTCCCTTAAGATTGTTCCATTAGGTAGAATTTTTAAGTAGTGAGTATACACCAGCCCGATCTTGCTCTCTTTAAATAGTTTAACTTGCTTTTCGAGTTTGCTTTCTATCCACTCGTCGTCATCGTCCAAAAATGCTATATATTCCCCTCTTGCGTGTTTCATCCCGATGTTTCTGGCTTCTGATACGTTAGCGTTTGGCTCGTTGAGAATAATTATCCGATCATCTTTCAAGGACTTCTGTATAGACTCTTTCTCAGGATTCCCTACTATTATTATCTCCAAATCCTGGAACGTTTGGTTTAACACGGACTGGATTGCACGTTTTAATAGGTTCTCTCGCCCTTGGACCGTTGGGATTATCACTGATACAGTTACCATATAATCCACCTTAGTTTGTTTATCCGAGTGTCTAAGTTTTTACTCTATCTGCTCTCGCGGGGGATATAAATATAACTCCTAAGAGTAGCGAACAGTTGGCTCACCACTGTAGCCACTGCTGCCCCGCTGGCCCCGTAGTGGAGTATGAGAATGTAATTTAATATCACGTTCAGCAGTGCGGTAAACCCCGTAATCTTCGTAAAGGTGAGCTCCCTCCCGGTCGCGTTCATAAAGCTCCCGAAGAGGGAGTTCAAGAACATAAAAGGCATTGCAAAGGCAAGAATCCTCAGGATGGAAACGCTCGGGAGAAACTCTTCCCCGAAAACAATAATTATTCCGAGGCGGGCAAAGATGTAGTAGCCTGCAGTTCCGAGAATGCCAAGTCCCAAGAGTGCCTGGAAGCTTTTCCTAAAGAGGGCATTAAGTGTCTTTCTGTCTTTTTCCCAAAAACGGGCCATGGAGGGCATTGTTGTAGAGATAACTATGCCTGGGACAAAAAGAGAAACTTCAATAAGGGTATAAGCCGCCCTATAAATTCCCGTTTCATAATCTCCTTTCATTAGGCTCAGCATTACCATATCAGTGCGGTAGTAGATAAGAGTGAAAAGTCCAATAAGCCAGAATGGGTATGATTTCTTAAGGAGTGAGATCCAAACATCAGGTTTAAACCTAATCTTGATTTTGTCCACGAACTTCGAACCCCAATGTATTCTCAGACCCTCCCTTATAACGTAACCAAGGAGAAGGGTTACAATGAATGGCGAGAGGGAGCGATAGAAATATAGAGTTGCACCACCAACGAAGAACGCCCAGATTCTTTCAATTGTCCTGGCTAGGGCCTCGTACTTGGTAACCTCGTGGGCGTACATAATATTCACAAACACATAAGAGATCCAAGTAAGCATAGCTTCTGCTCCCGCCAGTATTATGAGAATCTTCATCCACCTCGGCTTTGGAAGGGGCAACGTTAACGCGACGATTATGAGGAAATTTAGGAGTGCAAGGACAACTTTGAATCCGAGAACGTCAGGCAAAAGTTCCTTCGCCCTACTTCTGTTCCTCGCGACTTCGCGCATGAAATAATAACCAACACCAAGGTCTGAGAATATTCCGAGAAGGCCCACGTAATAAAAGATGAAAGAATACTGTCCAAGTCCCTCTGGCCCGAGCGTTCTGCTAAGAATAACGATTACACCATACGCTAGGAGTTTCGAAATTATCTCTGCCCCAAACAGCCAGCCTGCATTCCTTATCAGCTTTAGTTTAAGATTCTCGGCCATGACAGCCTCAGTAAGAGTGAAAGAATTAAAAACTTAATCCTCCTCTGTATTTTCGCGTACCCGCCCATGAGGCTTTTCCTGGGTTCGAGTTCATTATCTCGCACTTCTCGTTGATAGTGAGGCGGCATATCGTCGAATTCTGTATTAGAGAACCACTCTATGCTCTCTGTGCTGTTTAATCCTCTTTTAACATGCTGCTTTGCCCGATTTTGTAACTCTTTATTTAAGTTGGCTTTTAACTATCTTTGATAGAAACCTTTATAAGCTTCAGTCGCGGATTTTCATTGACGACTATTTGGGGTGGTCAAAATGAAACGGGTTATAGTTGTTGGAGTGCTCGGTATCCTGGTGTTTCTGGCCGGCGTCAAGTTCGGAGTTTCGTACTTCAGCGACGTGGCCAAGTCCGAGGGAAACCAGATCTCCACCGGGGACTTTGACATCGGCATAAGCAGAGACGGGGAAAGGTTCTACGATGACTACAAGCTCTTCTCTTTCGACGATCTTCAGCCTGGAGAGGAGAGGACTGTTGATTTCTACATCAAAAACCGCGGAGACTACCCGGTCTCCTCTGTGGGCATGGTCTTCAACGTCACCGACCTTGAGGACGGCAGTCTAAGCAAAGCAGAGGCCCTGGTTGATAAAACCCTCGATGCTGGCGAGCTCAGTAAATACCTGATAATCAAGGACTTCCGCGTCTCTCAGGATGGCTATGAGGAAGTCCTCAGCGACTACATTGGGAAGAGCCTGAAGGAGCTCAATATGAGCGAACTCCAGATCTTCTCGGGCTCACTTCCGGAAAATGGAATTCTAAAGGTAACTCTAACTGTTCAACTTTCCCCCTCAGCTGGCAACGACTGTCTCACCGACACTTCAAAGATCGGCATTCTGATCACCGCGGAGCAGTAATGGGAAGCCTCTTAAACTCCCACGGGAAGCAATTAACGCGATGATGAGTGATGGGCGAACCGACTGGTGAGGAAGGAAAGGTGATCGCTGAGCATACCTTTTTAACCCTCTCTTTTTGAATCCTCTTGGGATGATGACTTCAGCCTTGCCTGAGGCTCGTGATGATGGAGTGACGGACTGACCCCTCCACTTATTTTTAGTTTGGCGTTATCTCATCACGCCGCGGCACGGAG contains:
- a CDS encoding glycosyltransferase family 2 protein, with the translated sequence MVTVSVIIPTVQGRENLLKRAIQSVLNQTFQDLEIIIVGNPEKESIQKSLKDDRIIILNEPNANVSEARNIGMKHARGEYIAFLDDDDEWIESKLEKQVKLFKESKIGLVYTHYLKILPNGTILREKQECISGKVYKKLITGNFIGTSTVMIRRDVIKRVGFFDESLKFAEDWDYWLRISQKYPVGCIPEPLAKYYLSSNLREKHRVYFSSFGNFVKKWWNATPVEAKKLLVLRWLWYEKTIGRVSLSDYWLMKFSVLFLNRYNDVYKFLSNKIMSQ
- a CDS encoding flippase: MAENLKLKLIRNAGWLFGAEIISKLLAYGVIVILSRTLGPEGLGQYSFIFYYVGLLGIFSDLGVGYYFMREVARNRSRAKELLPDVLGFKVVLALLNFLIIVALTLPLPKPRWMKILIILAGAEAMLTWISYVFVNIMYAHEVTKYEALARTIERIWAFFVGGATLYFYRSLSPFIVTLLLGYVIREGLRIHWGSKFVDKIKIRFKPDVWISLLKKSYPFWLIGLFTLIYYRTDMVMLSLMKGDYETGIYRAAYTLIEVSLFVPGIVISTTMPSMARFWEKDRKTLNALFRKSFQALLGLGILGTAGYYIFARLGIIIVFGEEFLPSVSILRILAFAMPFMFLNSLFGSFMNATGRELTFTKITGFTALLNVILNYILILHYGASGAAVATVVSQLFATLRSYIYIPRESR
- a CDS encoding TasA family protein, which codes for MKRVIVVGVLGILVFLAGVKFGVSYFSDVAKSEGNQISTGDFDIGISRDGERFYDDYKLFSFDDLQPGEERTVDFYIKNRGDYPVSSVGMVFNVTDLEDGSLSKAEALVDKTLDAGELSKYLIIKDFRVSQDGYEEVLSDYIGKSLKELNMSELQIFSGSLPENGILKVTLTVQLSPSAGNDCLTDTSKIGILITAEQ